In a genomic window of Silurus meridionalis isolate SWU-2019-XX chromosome 27, ASM1480568v1, whole genome shotgun sequence:
- the LOC124381038 gene encoding flavin reductase (NADPH)-like, producing MKIAVLGATGQTGQELVNQALQQGHIITAIVRNPSKLTISHENLKVVEGNIFSENNLKPIFTGQDAVMSCLGFPPSIFYGVTGYTQSMTATLSAMREVKVNRIITMTSWYTDPNSGTRSSFFVRYVLLPIIRSVLSNMYEMEKLLEKTENINWTVVRPPGLQNTPVTDKEFLTHEGYYVPDETGYPVGQTVSRSDVARFMLSLLSSNTWIKKAVAIITK from the exons ATGAAGATTGCAGTGCTTGGAGCTACAGGACAGACCGGGCAGGAGCTGGTAAATCAGGCTCTACAGCAGGGGCACATTATCACAGCCATAGTGAGGAATCCTTCCAAACTGACAATTAGCCATGAGAACCTTAAG GTGGTGGAGGGGAATATTTTCTCAGAAAACAATCTGAAGCCAATATTCACAGGACAGGATGCGGTGATGTCATGTCTTGGGTTCCCACCATCTATTTTCTATGGGGTTACCGGCTATACTCAGTCTATGACAGCAACCCTCAGTGCAATGCGAGAAGTCAAAGTGAACCGAATCATTACCATGACATCATGGTACACAGATC CTAATTCAGGGACTAGATCTTCTTTTTTTGTCCGCTATGTGTTGCTGCCAATAATCCGGAGTGTTCTAAGCAACATGTATGAGATGGAGAAGCTTTTGGAGAAGACTGAGAACATCAACTGGACTGTGGTTAGACCACCAGGGCTACAGAATACTCCAGTAACAG ATAAGGAATTCCTAACACATGAAGGTTACTATGTGCCTGATGAGACTGGCTATCCTGTAGGCCAGACTGTGTCAAGATCAGATGTGGCTCGCTTCATGTTGTCTCTGCTCAGCAGCAACACCTGGATTAAGAAAGCAGTTGCTATCATCACCAAGTAA
- the LOC124380790 gene encoding LOW QUALITY PROTEIN: N-acylethanolamine-hydrolyzing acid amidase-like (The sequence of the model RefSeq protein was modified relative to this genomic sequence to represent the inferred CDS: substituted 1 base at 1 genomic stop codon) yields the protein MQSGVWWLLFALPVCSANFFPPLVSISLDQAPEMRWSPLKDLFNKDFLQKAAAEVIDSTVPAWVHHAIKPIVRALEWFTPQPYAAEIRGMGALYGFDISDILLLNFAYEVSAFCTSVIAQDSKGQTYHGRNLDYPHDVLKNLTIDVLFIKNGEVAYRGTTFAGYVGLWTGQSQNKFTVTANQRSKGHWWENIISAVLLKNSPVSWLVRETLEEAPDFMSAVRQLSNIPIIAGVYYLVGGVYPGAGVVITRDRSGPADIWPLDTLHGEXYHLKTNNDHWLPSPKRDTRIEAAMEALNTTGQDNINLRSLYQVLSVYPVCNRNTVYTTVMRAAAPDEYRTVVRETCAQSFMTKGMGLN from the exons ATGCAGTCTGGGGTTTGGTGGCTGCTCTTTGCATTGCCAGTTTGCAGTGCAAACTTTTTCCCACCACTGGTGAGCATCAGTCTGGACCAGGCTCCAGAGATGAGATGGTCTCCACTTAAAGACCTCTTCAATAAGGATTTCTTACAGAAAGCAGCAGCTGAGGTGATCGA TTCCACAGTTCCAGCATGGGTTCACCATGCTATCAAGCCTATAGTGAGAGCTCTGGAGTGGTTTACTCCTCAGCCGTACGCTGCTGAGATCAGAGGCATGGGAGCTTTATATGGCTTTGACATCTCCGACATCCTGCTGCTCAATTTCGCTTATGAAGTTTCCGC gTTCTGCACCAGTGTTATAGCTCAAGACAGCAAAGGACAAACCTATCATGGTCGTAACTTGGACTACCCACATGATGTGCTCAAGAATCTTACGATTGATGTTCTGTTCATCAAAAATGGAGAA GTGGCCTACAGAGGCACTACTTTTGCTGGTTATGTCGGGTTATGGACTGGGCAAAGTCAAAACAAGTTCACTGTGACTGCGAATCAGCGAA GTAAAGGCCACTGGTGGGAAAATATCATTTCTGCTGTCCTTTTGAAGAACTCTCCTGTTAGCTGGCTAGTGAGAGAG ACTCTTGAAGAGGCTCCAGACTTCATGAGTGCAGTCAGGCAGTTGTCTAATATACCCATCATTGCTGGTGTTTACTACCTTGTGGGAGGTGTTTATCCAGGAGCAGGTGTGGTCATCACCAGAGACAGGAGCGGTCCTGCTGATATCTGGCCTTTGGATACACTCCATGGAGAGTAA taccatctaaaaacaaacaacgaTCACTGGCTGCCCTCACCAAAACGAGACACTAGAAt AGAAGCTGCTATGGAAGCATTGAACACTACAGGTCAAGATAACATCAACTTGAGATCTCTTTATCAG GTTTTATCTGTGTATCCTGTATGCAATAG AAATACAGTCTACACGACAGTGATGCGTGCAGCTGCCCCGGATGAATACAGAACTGTGGTTAGAGAG ACATGTGCTCAGTCATTTATGACAAAGGGCATGGGTCTAAACTAA